CATCAGCCAGAAATTCGTCAACATATCCAAAGCTCCTCCCTCGATCACTCGTGATGATGAACACGTACGGGTTGTCTTTTGAGGTGATGATTCCACCTTGCCAAGTACCACCCTGAGCGGCCAGTTCATCGCGGCGGTGATAAGAGTCACCAAACTGAAGGTCCATAGTGATTGTACTTTTGCCAGACGTCTTGAAGCCTATGTTAGGTGGATACCATTCAAGAAGTAGAGGATTCCGTCACTGAAAATCTAGTCAAAAATACTATTGTATGTGGGCGAAAAGGTACAGTATGGTAAAAAGGGACGCGATATTCTCGGCCGATAATGAACACAGATACCGCCTTTTCAGAAGTCTTGACGGTGATTTTCGAGACAAAACCCTAACATTTGTGCTATTGAATCCGTCAACAGCGGACGATGAAATAGATGATGATGCAACCAAAAGGTGTATTGAAATTGCTAAATACCACGACTTCAAACACCTTGAAATTGTCAATCTATTCTCGCTAATTGAACCGACATCGGAGGATTTAGAGGATGCTAAGAATCCGGTTAGACAAGAAAATGACAAACATATCATTGAGTCCTGTGAGGAGGCAGATAAGATAATTTGTGGATGGGGTAATATTGGAGACCATATGAATAGAGCGGCAGAAGTTTACGAAAAGATATCACACCATGATCTTGAGTGTCTGAGAGTTAACCAAACTGGAGAACCCACATACGTAAATCCAAATGGACCACTACAACATCAATTGAGCTACGATACTCGGCCATATGAGAGAGCAATTGAGGTCTATTAATTCAGGCTAATAGGCCACATTTGGTATTGTAGTAGACAGGGCTCTGAATGAGTAATTTGTTTGCGGCAGTACGTGCTACGAAAGTGTATCCGCCATTAGTAAATATTCGACATTAAATTTCACCCGTCTATACCCGGAAGGGGGTAGGGGTTACGAAAAACGCATAGTTTGGAGCCCTTCTCACGGTTGTCTGTAGGTGTTTCGAGGGTACTTCGTCGTATCTTAGTATGTGGTTCAACCCCACTTCCAGACCAGCCACATCCAACTCACTAAACATTCATGAAGTCGTATTTATAGCAAGAGAGACAAATATATTGGCATGCCGGCTCAATACGGATATCAGATTGATTTAGCATTTCTCGTTACTACACCGCTGCATGTCGCAGGCCCGGATAGTGGCGGAACTGGGTTCTTCTTCCGCATTGATACAAATACATACATTGTTACCGCAGGGCATGTACTTGCAGACGAAGACCGAGAAAGCTATGGAGAGGAATTAAGATCGGAGATTCATCAACAACCACCCGAAGTATCCTATTATCTGCGTGATACTGACGACGTAACAAATACCACTAGATACTCCGTTGATCTCTCGGAAGAACAGCGGACTTGGGGTTTTGATCCGAATGGAGCGGACGTTGCAGTCATACAGATTGATGAGGAGCTGATTACCCTTCCGGATTACTTTAGTAGAGACGAAGATGATGAAGAACCCCGGTTTTCCTCGTTTTCGCTCACAGAACGTCAGTTCATTGGAAATAACCAACTGACGACTGATAGAGTGTACAGCCTCGGGTATCCAGGGAGACTGTACGATTCACAAACAAAGTTCCCGATCAGAAGAAATTCGTTACTCGCCACTCCGATACATGTCGATTTCGAGGGGAAGCCTCGATTCCTTACAGACGCACGCATGGACCCTGGGACTAGTGGAAGCCCAATCTTAGTCGAGCCATCTCAAGTCCAATATCCATGGGGTGCACATTTAACTCAAACTCACGAAACACCTATTCTACTCGGCGTTCATGCCGGGAACTTCTATTATAACGAAGGCAACTCTGAATCTGAGGAAGATTGTTTGAGAGCGACACAATATTTCGACCTCAACGAGACTTGGCGTCCCGAGGCGATTATTCGTGCGATACAGGAGGCTGTTCCCAGCTAGATTGAATGGCAGAATACTGATCATATTTTGGAAGAGAGTCGGTATATTCATAAACTCAATAACAAAAATAGATCAATAAGGTATGCTTGATAATATTGAAAAACCTTATTGGCACGATGATTTGAAGAGTATCTATGAGAATGGGAGCGAAAAGGAATGTAATGGTACAATCGAGAACGAGGACATCTTAAAAGAGAACAAGTACATTAAAGACGCGATTGTCGATGGAGAAAAAGATCTTGTGATCACTTCTGAGGGACATAGAGCCTATGAGAAATTCCGTGATCAACAACTCGATTATGCAAAGGTCAATGTAGCACAGTCAGTAGCATTGTTGGTTGGGATTATTGGAGCATTAGCTTCGTTGATAATCGCGTTCCCTGGTGGGGCAATGTGGCTCGCTGGGGCTGCAGCCCTTATTTTGTTTGTTACTGGAATTATAATTCAAATAGAACTAGGAAGGGTAGAATAGCTCTAAGAACGACCATACTGGTCAGACGCATCTCGCCAGGGTTCAACACCTAGACCAATAGTCCTCGTAGAGGTCTGAGTTTATACAAAGCTTGGCTAAATTAACGAATGTTCCGAATATCTCCGTGTACCCCTCATGAGTAGTAATCCTGACGGAATTAATTCAACACATTACTTGCGATTTCGTCCTCTGGCGAGTCGTCACAATAATATAGGAACTAACTGAGTAAATCATGATAAGGTCATGTTGAATTAGGGCACTTCTCGGTCCAGTCGGTCATTGTCCGATGTTGGAAGAAGCGCGTTCAGTGGTTCCGGAGCACCGCCCGTTCCCGTTCGCCGACGGTCACTCGAGCGGGCGGGCCACCATCTCCCCCCAGTGGGAAAAGCCGTGGCGCTCGTAGAACGCCTGCGCCCGATCGTTCTCGCGGTCGACGTCGAGGACGATCCGATCCAGGGGCAACTCCTGTTCACGAGCGGTCTCGAGGACGGCGTCCATCAGGTCGTCGGCGACGCCGCTGCCCCGGTGAGCGGGCTCGAGATAGAGTTCGTTCAACACGGCGGCGTCCCAGACGTGTGCGAGCGACGACGGGAGGACGAACGCGTAGCCGACGAGTTCCTCCTCGACGGCGGCGACGGTGACCGCTTCCGGCTCCTCGGCGACGCAGCGGTCGACCCACTCGAGGTAGCTCGCCTCGTAGTCGGCGGTGAGCTTCGCCGCGTATACTTCCGCTTTCTCTTCGCCGCCGGTTTCGCCGCCGAGACCGAGTTCGAACTCGCGCTTGAGCGCCCACAGCGCGTCGGCGTCGGTCGTCGGCTCGTACGGACGAACATCGTGATCCATGCCGCCCCGTTGGACGGTGACTCCCCTGTCTTTGTCGGTCGACTCGAGAACCGTCTCCGACAGCTACTTGAGGCGACCCCATGTCCCGACCCACATGGGCGGACGAGGACCACGTCGAGAGCTCGCGGAGAAGATCGCCGGCGAGATCACCCTGAGCGACGATCCCGGCGCCACGCTCCGCAAGTGGCGGACCGACTTCGACGTCTCCCAGACGGATCTCGCGGCCGAACTCGAGGTCTCGTCGTCGGTCATCTCCGACTACGAGAGCGGGCGCCGGACGAGCCCCGGAATCGGCGTCATTCGGCGGCTGGTCGAGGGGCTGTTGACGATCGACGAACACCGCGGCGGCGACCGCATCCGCCAGTACGGGCGCGTGCTCTCCGCGGGCTTCGAGAGCGACGTCGTCTACGATCTCCGGGAGTACGCGACGTCGATCCCCCTCTCGCGGCTGTACGGCGAGGTCGGCGCAACCGAGATCGCCGCGGGGGACACGGACAG
Above is a genomic segment from Natrononativus amylolyticus containing:
- a CDS encoding DUF1643 domain-containing protein gives rise to the protein MVKRDAIFSADNEHRYRLFRSLDGDFRDKTLTFVLLNPSTADDEIDDDATKRCIEIAKYHDFKHLEIVNLFSLIEPTSEDLEDAKNPVRQENDKHIIESCEEADKIICGWGNIGDHMNRAAEVYEKISHHDLECLRVNQTGEPTYVNPNGPLQHQLSYDTRPYERAIEVY
- a CDS encoding S1 family peptidase, producing MPAQYGYQIDLAFLVTTPLHVAGPDSGGTGFFFRIDTNTYIVTAGHVLADEDRESYGEELRSEIHQQPPEVSYYLRDTDDVTNTTRYSVDLSEEQRTWGFDPNGADVAVIQIDEELITLPDYFSRDEDDEEPRFSSFSLTERQFIGNNQLTTDRVYSLGYPGRLYDSQTKFPIRRNSLLATPIHVDFEGKPRFLTDARMDPGTSGSPILVEPSQVQYPWGAHLTQTHETPILLGVHAGNFYYNEGNSESEEDCLRATQYFDLNETWRPEAIIRAIQEAVPS
- a CDS encoding GNAT family N-acetyltransferase, which encodes MDHDVRPYEPTTDADALWALKREFELGLGGETGGEEKAEVYAAKLTADYEASYLEWVDRCVAEEPEAVTVAAVEEELVGYAFVLPSSLAHVWDAAVLNELYLEPAHRGSGVADDLMDAVLETAREQELPLDRIVLDVDRENDRAQAFYERHGFSHWGEMVARPLE
- a CDS encoding helix-turn-helix domain-containing protein; the protein is MGGRGPRRELAEKIAGEITLSDDPGATLRKWRTDFDVSQTDLAAELEVSSSVISDYESGRRTSPGIGVIRRLVEGLLTIDEHRGGDRIRQYGRVLSAGFESDVVYDLREYATSIPLSRLYGEVGATEIAAGDTDSVSGHTVINSIQAITRLSSEEFFRLYGQSTNRVLVFTDVTRGESPLVALRVVNPTPNAVILHGLEADELWNHAGDLARIDGYSLAVTTTDLDEVLESLIDLE